GAACACCCATGGCAGCCCACACCATCAAGCCGCTCGTCACGGCGACCGCCAACTCCACCGGTGGCCGCAACGGCCACTCCGAGACGACCGATGGCTCGGTGAGCGTCAACCTGTCGGTGCGGAAGGAGATGGGCGGGCCCGGCCTGCCCGACACCACCACTCCCGAGCACCTGTTCGCCGCCGGCTACGCCGCCTGCTTCGGCGGGGCACTGGAGTTCGTGGCCAGCCAGGCGAAGAAGGACGTGTCGGGCACGGTGGTGACCTGCTCGACCTCCGTCGGGCCGCGCGAGGGTGGCGGGTTCGGGATCGCAGTGACGATGCACGTGACGGTGCCGACGCTGCCGACCGCCGAGGCGGAGGCGCTGGTGCAGGAGACGCACGACAAGGTCTGCCCGTACAGCCACGCCACCCGCGGCAACATCGACTTCACGCTGCAGGTCGAAGGGGCCTGACCGCAGCGCCCTCCCGTCACGCGGCGCATCAG
This is a stretch of genomic DNA from Gemmatimonadaceae bacterium. It encodes these proteins:
- a CDS encoding organic hydroperoxide resistance protein, which encodes MAAHTIKPLVTATANSTGGRNGHSETTDGSVSVNLSVRKEMGGPGLPDTTTPEHLFAAGYAACFGGALEFVASQAKKDVSGTVVTCSTSVGPREGGGFGIAVTMHVTVPTLPTAEAEALVQETHDKVCPYSHATRGNIDFTLQVEGA